The following proteins are co-located in the Myroides profundi genome:
- a CDS encoding phospholipase D-like domain-containing protein produces the protein MNKEMILSSDVIIKGSSFLKNEMAYEYQPMKNTSSLYLIQKDNLSLKKELLKIIESAEDVIKICSFLITDQELFEAILNKAKNSTCSIFILTHLSEDRLNLRDLDELTEEDKKEIDPHFNNICELHRNGVFIRAARNLHAKFVTIDRNKGFITSANLTSPSLLFNTESGFYLDRIATEKLDHLFDVIYQKGANYIEFKIASNNSDIVYVTEIEDKVKNNYLPKPDESALRFTYNDLDNSLLKEIINILDSAKEYVYISTYSIVQLEKLPDFIQAIERCLLRQVSINVFCRGMNYRSDHLLGSKLLNDYGCRLYGDFYNHSKGIINEKKGMIFTANLDGKHGLTSGFEIGYILDEQQRKEFETLHIRLINQAFYIFKKSFSFSELFKSYDMYEKEKNINNPFGYKIKEIIIPQKHSSLKELIISNIAFIKIKDNQCFISCGNKLYSCTIQDSRCYIEQEKKPGQESKYQSYIFKFNQLKISYL, from the coding sequence ATGAATAAGGAAATGATTTTATCAAGTGATGTAATAATAAAGGGCAGTTCATTTTTAAAAAACGAAATGGCCTATGAATATCAACCAATGAAGAATACCTCTTCTTTGTATTTAATACAAAAAGACAATTTATCCTTAAAAAAAGAATTATTAAAAATTATTGAATCAGCTGAAGATGTTATTAAAATATGTAGTTTTTTAATAACAGATCAAGAGTTGTTTGAAGCAATATTAAATAAAGCAAAAAATAGTACATGTTCTATTTTTATTTTAACTCATTTAAGTGAAGATAGATTAAATCTAAGAGATTTAGATGAATTAACTGAAGAAGATAAAAAAGAGATAGACCCTCACTTTAACAATATCTGTGAATTGCATAGAAATGGTGTATTTATTAGAGCGGCAAGGAATCTACATGCTAAGTTTGTAACTATAGATCGTAATAAGGGATTTATTACAAGTGCAAATTTAACTAGTCCCTCTCTATTATTTAATACAGAATCAGGGTTCTATTTAGATAGAATAGCAACAGAAAAACTCGATCATCTATTTGATGTAATCTACCAAAAAGGAGCTAATTATATTGAGTTTAAGATAGCATCGAATAACTCAGATATTGTATATGTGACAGAGATTGAAGATAAGGTAAAAAATAATTATCTACCAAAACCGGATGAGTCAGCATTAAGATTCACTTATAATGATTTAGATAATAGTCTTTTAAAAGAGATTATTAATATATTAGATTCTGCAAAAGAGTATGTTTATATATCAACATACAGTATTGTACAACTTGAAAAATTACCTGATTTTATACAAGCAATTGAAAGATGTCTTTTAAGACAAGTATCAATTAATGTTTTTTGTAGAGGAATGAATTATCGTTCTGACCATTTGCTGGGGAGTAAGCTTTTAAATGATTACGGATGTAGATTGTATGGGGATTTTTATAATCATTCTAAAGGAATTATTAATGAAAAAAAGGGAATGATCTTTACAGCTAATTTAGATGGAAAACATGGTTTAACATCAGGTTTTGAAATTGGTTATATTTTAGATGAACAACAAAGAAAAGAGTTTGAAACTTTACACATTAGGTTAATAAACCAAGCATTTTATATTTTTAAAAAGAGCTTTTCTTTTAGTGAGCTATTTAAAAGTTATGATATGTATGAAAAGGAAAAGAATATAAATAATCCTTTCGGTTATAAAATAAAAGAGATTATTATTCCTCAAAAACATAGTAGTTTAAAAGAGTTGATAATAAGTAATATTGCTTTTATAAAAATAAAAGATAATCAGTGTTTTATAAGTTGTGGTAACAAGCTTTATAGTTGTACTATTCAAGATTCTCGTTGTTATATAGAACAGGAGAAGAAACCAGGACAAGAGAGTAAATATCAATCATATATTTTTAAGTTTAATCAATTAAAAATAAGTTATTTATAA
- a CDS encoding YDG/SRA domain-containing protein codes for MSKSIIFGEIPGIEKGQWFEGRKEMMTTSFHRQWGSGIDGNKNQGVAAIVLSGGYEDDIDLGNEIIYTGAGGNKNGKQVEDQSLENTSNKGLYKSMIEGVPVRVIRGYQHKSEYSPTHGYTYGGLFSVVDFWMEKGKSGFKVCRYRLESIEENSSDIASALISDINPVEQVTTQRKETTILRVVRDTNVSKEVKKLYNHQCQVCGVILEIDTLRYAEGAHIKPLGKPHDGEDKLDNILCLCPNDHVLFDRGAFSISDSFDLIGNNIHGKLRISTKHKINLLNLKYHRESHGYE; via the coding sequence ATGAGTAAAAGTATAATTTTTGGAGAGATTCCCGGTATTGAAAAAGGACAGTGGTTTGAAGGTAGAAAAGAGATGATGACTACTTCATTTCATCGTCAATGGGGTAGTGGTATTGATGGAAATAAGAATCAAGGAGTAGCAGCGATTGTTTTATCTGGTGGATATGAAGATGATATTGATTTAGGTAATGAAATAATATATACTGGAGCTGGCGGGAATAAAAATGGAAAACAAGTTGAAGACCAATCTTTAGAAAATACTAGTAATAAAGGGCTTTATAAAAGTATGATTGAGGGGGTACCTGTTAGAGTAATAAGAGGTTATCAGCACAAATCGGAATACTCACCTACCCATGGATATACCTATGGTGGATTATTTTCGGTAGTTGATTTTTGGATGGAGAAAGGTAAAAGTGGTTTTAAAGTTTGTAGATATAGACTAGAGAGTATTGAGGAGAATTCTTCAGATATAGCTAGTGCTTTAATAAGTGATATTAATCCAGTAGAACAAGTTACTACTCAAAGAAAGGAAACGACTATTTTAAGAGTAGTTAGAGATACAAATGTATCTAAAGAAGTAAAAAAGTTATATAATCATCAATGCCAAGTATGCGGTGTCATTTTAGAAATTGATACTTTAAGGTATGCTGAAGGTGCTCATATAAAGCCCTTGGGGAAGCCTCATGATGGAGAAGATAAATTAGATAATATCTTATGCTTATGTCCTAATGATCATGTTCTTTTTGATAGAGGAGCTTTTTCAATTTCTGATTCTTTTGATTTAATTGGGAACAATATACACGGAAAATTAAGAATATCTACAAAGCATAAAATAAATCTTCTTAATCTTAAGTATCATAGAGAATCTCATGGATATGAATAA
- a CDS encoding HIT family protein, whose product MKDFTQIPQDRIIYKDEYFFIIEDIFPVSPGHLLIITNTIRQDYFALTQEEQHALPKAIEEAKQIILNKYNPDGFNIGMNCGATAGQTVFHFHCHLIPRYNGDMENPRGGVRYVIPSKGNY is encoded by the coding sequence ATGAAAGATTTTACACAAATACCACAAGATAGAATTATATATAAAGATGAGTACTTCTTTATAATTGAAGATATTTTTCCAGTGAGTCCCGGTCATTTACTTATTATTACTAATACTATTAGACAGGATTACTTTGCTCTAACACAAGAAGAGCAGCACGCACTTCCTAAAGCTATAGAAGAAGCTAAGCAGATAATCCTTAACAAGTATAATCCTGATGGATTTAATATCGGTATGAACTGCGGGGCTACTGCTGGTCAAACAGTTTTTCATTTTCACTGTCATCTAATACCACGTTATAACGGAGATATGGAGAATCCACGTGGTGGGGTTAGGTATGTGATTCCTTCTAAAGGGAATTATTAA
- a CDS encoding AAA family ATPase, with the protein MNSNNQNETPEGIVFFYYKDRKGKEYSIDFGSEFKYNFDPKNNVLNVEKNINHIPFFYNENDSKVIQNLSLIVGANGSGKTSILDNLFNTINSKNYSTYLIIFSEDNFYNLNSSEDLDINVSFNQSIPFNDSIRKHLEPEKNTDFLTLLPQTIYLSNVFDSTSYKAALNNNEKVFDLSNQGILIKLKEEINNYYSNIYQEDRLILLEIENRRNILNFLTSTEALNFDQSNLFYKSNRSIILFFIHVSEIFNRTLCKLESDIVNTIRESYKQTQKIKEIESILNKVNIFFFDYIFDKEPDLTRKLEIKDYDYLLKVFNSNSSRDKNISKAINLLKDLINLEEKQNNTKASSRNYSRNELPNETVLKNLKERLVFDISLFKITDKILNDYFSITDTDLNEIENILLSDLNYTKNRFMIEEAPLYKAFDFIDFDKVAYMDSNSLEFEGIESFFEFKSMFTENIGDFIDFNKLLHNYFTVKFHRLSSGELAFLNLFSRLYSLKDKLKSNSLIILVDEVDLYLHPQWQKEIVSNFIKFCNTVFHDKKVQIIMTTNNAIPVSDVLKHNVVLLGQDQKQHFDNYRNTFGGNIFNLLNDTFFIQDGFIGEFAQIKIQELIDMLYERDTTYLVEHMDEIEKRINLIGEDLIKNKLLEILEQRLKANLLSIKSNLNQLEERLTKLEKYNNKDL; encoded by the coding sequence ATGAATAGTAATAATCAAAATGAAACTCCTGAAGGAATTGTTTTTTTTTATTATAAAGATAGAAAGGGCAAAGAATACTCAATTGATTTTGGATCAGAATTTAAATATAATTTTGATCCTAAAAATAATGTCTTAAATGTTGAAAAGAACATTAATCACATTCCCTTTTTCTATAATGAAAATGATTCAAAAGTTATCCAAAATCTTTCTCTAATAGTTGGAGCTAATGGTAGTGGAAAAACAAGTATTTTAGATAATTTATTTAATACAATTAACTCTAAAAATTATTCGACTTATCTTATAATATTTTCAGAAGACAATTTTTATAATCTAAATTCTAGCGAAGATTTAGATATTAATGTCTCTTTTAATCAAAGTATACCTTTTAATGATTCAATAAGAAAGCATTTAGAACCTGAAAAAAACACTGATTTTTTAACCTTATTGCCACAAACAATATATTTATCAAATGTATTTGATAGTACATCTTATAAGGCTGCTTTAAATAATAATGAAAAAGTATTTGATTTAAGCAATCAGGGAATTTTAATAAAGCTTAAAGAAGAAATAAATAACTATTATTCAAATATCTATCAAGAAGATCGCTTGATTTTATTAGAAATTGAAAATCGTAGAAATATCCTAAATTTTCTAACTTCAACCGAAGCACTTAATTTTGATCAATCTAATCTTTTCTATAAATCCAATAGATCTATAATCTTATTTTTTATACATGTATCTGAAATTTTTAATAGAACTCTTTGTAAATTAGAATCAGACATAGTTAATACAATTAGAGAGAGTTATAAACAAACTCAGAAAATAAAAGAAATAGAATCTATTTTAAATAAAGTGAATATTTTCTTTTTTGATTATATTTTTGATAAAGAACCAGATCTAACTAGAAAACTAGAAATAAAAGATTATGATTATTTACTAAAAGTATTTAATAGTAATAGTTCAAGAGATAAAAATATTAGTAAGGCTATTAATTTACTTAAAGATCTAATTAACTTAGAAGAAAAACAAAATAACACTAAAGCAAGTTCTAGAAACTATAGTAGAAATGAATTACCTAATGAAACTGTACTTAAAAATCTTAAAGAAAGGCTTGTTTTTGATATCAGCTTGTTTAAAATAACAGATAAAATCCTTAATGATTATTTTTCTATTACAGATACAGACTTAAATGAAATAGAAAATATCCTTTTAAGCGATCTTAATTATACTAAGAATAGATTTATGATTGAAGAGGCACCATTATATAAAGCTTTTGATTTTATAGATTTTGATAAAGTAGCATATATGGATTCTAATTCATTAGAATTTGAAGGAATTGAAAGTTTTTTTGAATTTAAATCTATGTTTACTGAGAATATTGGTGATTTTATTGATTTTAATAAATTATTACATAACTATTTTACAGTTAAATTCCATAGATTAAGTTCAGGAGAGTTAGCTTTTTTGAACTTATTTTCTAGATTGTATAGTTTAAAAGATAAACTTAAGAGTAATTCATTAATTATTTTAGTTGATGAAGTTGATTTATATCTACATCCTCAATGGCAAAAAGAAATAGTTAGTAACTTTATAAAGTTCTGCAATACTGTATTTCATGATAAAAAAGTTCAAATTATCATGACAACTAATAATGCTATTCCTGTATCTGATGTATTAAAACACAATGTTGTTCTTTTAGGACAAGATCAAAAACAACATTTTGATAATTATCGAAACACCTTTGGTGGTAATATCTTCAATCTATTAAATGATACATTCTTTATTCAAGATGGTTTTATTGGTGAATTTGCTCAAATCAAGATTCAAGAGCTTATTGATATGTTATATGAAAGAGATACAACATATCTAGTTGAGCACATGGATGAGATTGAAAAACGCATAAATTTAATAGGTGAGGATTTAATAAAGAATAAGTTATTAGAAATTCTAGAGCAAAGATTAAAGGCAAATCTACTATCTATTAAGAGTAATTTAAATCAGCTTGAAGAACGTTTAACCAAACTTGAAAAATATAATAATAAGGATCTATGA
- a CDS encoding AAA domain-containing protein produces the protein MNSNFELGTVIEASIIDILKPSLVITNFDYDYIGRISILDLAWSYGESKKIFDSLVVGSRIKAVVIEVNHELKQVILAVNILYENNFNQYWNSIQKADEVEVTILEEQQNVVLCSTANGLIGVLNKKDLLTKDKQFKAKVLFKDSKYRLLNLVNTTYDFLESELEFNQADNESLSKDLQKLEPELSNYSLIQEKQADNKEKDDHSVVQSDVTEPVSLEDELLFLDLKNSSKYYLQSFKNFSESSIAKNATDDQLLVIETGFKVDKSILLESFISSNTLIIEFGENTSAWNSFKDSAPFFINQEEPSIVQEQLFLKFISEQIYWLRYDNYESKEGIYIYNNLFSIYCVVEQQKDNDEIVFIIENFVYGNKIEGFGKRLRRGEQIKPFTLTSNFLVTKPYGSRLLNKYQSEILRHLKLKSKCFDIVETLKFNSNEILSKETKALKIIDSFIDYQLTLVEQKSKNNIVECPGYIRKIGSGAELSIEIDQEVGDKLELKEDDLVIFKLKDNGKNENFCEGEVVKAQKNYLISIKDDSLFNINDLATKFFLEKKISTSQLKIQQNIIKDFLNKKIEISHIESLLIAPDKVEKPIKAQFNFINKSLAKTEKEQPDNNQILAVRKAVGNKNVLLIQGPPGTGKTTVIVEVIQQLVKRGEKILVTGQNHVAVDNVFLKLVEASKLNCLRVGNSSRFDKDVLKYSLDEQKSLFSEYYRKFLDNQVRLMQLFVDNYTSLDSSQLKLLLLEKVASFKNSYGELDKEFLSNHSETTDLLNGLSLQGVEGLLKHTKLWLSEEIVFDDSFLSSFLYSSVDVVFATCIGIRTDSYFSKMESKFDTVIIDEAGKASIAETLVALQLGKKVILVGDQMQLPPYFDSSHLDERDKESFVSVKKKENVFSDITDVKDALKSSFFEFLINRIESDKFPEDNKVMLNYQYRMHPTIGEFVSRTFYNDNVKMGSNTLSNRLSLPSPFDKELIFFDSSSSKDSLEKKDDDSVSVSNPFEAKFIVEIILSELIKNDVSLGSIAIIAPYKSQVNLIKKILSNSTTNQFDIDELDIATLDSFQGKEYDIIIFSFTRAIKHSNNSMGKYQKVGFLDDARRLNVAFSRAKKKLIMIGHANTLKDQRSHNDDLFNYTNLFKNVISLCKDESIGKFISTANYYKEIANHYKEIAKNVFNDIASSYKLNDRVKATVDNVGRTKDGGKPYGLFLLIDDFMVLAHESQTPNFMDYKDREYVDVVITDINDKTQKIGVAICDDNGQIFKRSIENRRLKFEDIVSKYQKNDIVKAKVGNIKPYGLFLTIDGLSVLAHESQTSNFMDFKDNDYVDVVITDINFEQKKMEVAIIDQYWKQILDNIGKKVNATIIRKTNNAIIVSLFDKSITSILYLSSEVLAKVNVNDFCSVTIKSVDLSKRRKVTIKK, from the coding sequence ATGAATTCAAATTTTGAACTAGGTACAGTTATTGAAGCTAGTATTATTGACATATTAAAACCCTCTCTAGTTATAACTAATTTTGATTATGACTATATTGGTCGAATATCTATTTTAGATTTGGCTTGGAGTTATGGAGAATCTAAGAAAATATTTGACTCTTTAGTTGTTGGTAGTAGAATTAAGGCTGTAGTAATTGAGGTAAATCATGAGCTTAAGCAGGTTATTTTAGCAGTAAATATTTTATATGAAAATAACTTTAATCAGTACTGGAACTCAATTCAAAAAGCAGATGAAGTAGAAGTTACTATTTTAGAAGAACAGCAAAACGTTGTTTTATGTAGTACCGCAAATGGACTTATAGGAGTTTTAAATAAAAAAGATCTTTTAACAAAAGACAAACAATTTAAAGCTAAAGTTTTATTTAAAGATAGTAAATATAGACTTTTAAATCTTGTAAACACTACTTATGACTTTTTAGAGTCAGAGTTAGAGTTTAATCAAGCTGATAATGAAAGTTTATCAAAAGATCTTCAAAAATTAGAACCGGAGTTAAGTAATTATTCTTTAATCCAAGAAAAACAGGCAGATAATAAAGAAAAGGATGATCATAGTGTAGTACAAAGCGATGTTACTGAACCAGTTTCTTTGGAGGATGAATTACTTTTTTTAGATTTAAAAAATAGTAGTAAATATTATTTACAAAGCTTTAAAAACTTCAGTGAATCTAGTATAGCTAAAAATGCTACTGACGATCAATTATTAGTTATTGAAACAGGGTTTAAAGTTGATAAAAGTATTTTACTTGAAAGTTTCATTTCAAGTAATACTTTAATAATTGAATTTGGAGAAAATACTAGTGCATGGAATTCGTTTAAAGATTCAGCCCCATTTTTTATTAATCAAGAAGAGCCAAGTATAGTTCAAGAACAATTATTTTTAAAATTTATATCAGAGCAGATTTATTGGTTACGATATGACAACTATGAAAGTAAAGAAGGTATATATATTTATAATAACTTATTTTCAATTTATTGTGTTGTTGAGCAGCAAAAAGATAATGATGAAATTGTATTTATAATTGAAAACTTTGTTTATGGTAATAAAATAGAAGGTTTTGGAAAAAGGTTGAGAAGAGGAGAGCAAATAAAACCTTTTACATTAACTAGTAATTTTTTAGTTACAAAACCTTATGGAAGTCGATTACTCAATAAATACCAAAGTGAAATACTTAGACACCTTAAATTAAAATCAAAATGTTTTGACATAGTAGAAACTTTGAAATTTAATTCTAATGAGATTTTAAGTAAAGAAACAAAGGCTTTAAAAATCATTGACAGTTTTATTGATTATCAATTAACCTTAGTTGAGCAAAAAAGCAAAAATAATATCGTTGAGTGTCCAGGGTATATAAGAAAAATAGGTTCTGGTGCAGAGTTGAGTATTGAAATTGATCAAGAAGTAGGTGATAAATTAGAATTAAAAGAAGATGATTTGGTTATTTTTAAACTAAAAGATAACGGTAAAAATGAAAATTTTTGTGAAGGAGAGGTTGTAAAAGCACAAAAGAATTATCTTATTTCTATAAAAGATGATTCACTTTTTAATATTAATGATTTAGCTACTAAATTCTTTTTAGAAAAGAAAATTTCAACTAGTCAATTAAAAATTCAACAGAACATCATTAAGGACTTTCTTAATAAGAAAATTGAAATTAGTCATATTGAATCATTATTAATCGCTCCAGATAAAGTAGAAAAACCTATTAAAGCACAGTTTAACTTTATAAATAAGAGTTTAGCTAAAACTGAAAAAGAACAGCCTGATAACAATCAAATTTTGGCTGTTAGAAAAGCTGTAGGTAATAAAAATGTATTGCTTATTCAGGGACCTCCTGGAACTGGAAAAACTACTGTAATAGTAGAAGTAATTCAACAGCTTGTTAAAAGAGGTGAGAAAATACTTGTTACTGGACAAAATCATGTGGCAGTAGATAATGTGTTTTTAAAACTAGTTGAAGCCTCTAAATTAAATTGTTTAAGGGTTGGTAATTCAAGTCGATTTGATAAAGATGTATTAAAATATAGTTTAGATGAACAGAAGAGCTTGTTTAGTGAATATTATAGAAAATTCCTGGACAATCAAGTTCGTTTAATGCAGTTATTTGTTGATAATTATACATCATTAGATTCAAGTCAATTAAAACTATTACTATTAGAGAAGGTAGCTAGTTTTAAAAATTCATACGGGGAATTAGATAAAGAATTTTTAAGTAATCATTCTGAGACTACTGATCTATTAAATGGTTTATCACTTCAAGGGGTAGAAGGGCTTTTAAAACATACCAAGCTATGGCTTAGTGAAGAAATAGTTTTTGATGATAGCTTTTTGTCAAGCTTTTTATACTCTTCTGTTGATGTTGTATTTGCCACTTGTATTGGTATTAGAACAGATAGTTATTTTAGTAAGATGGAATCTAAATTTGATACTGTAATAATAGATGAAGCAGGTAAGGCAAGTATTGCTGAAACTCTAGTGGCTTTACAGTTAGGGAAAAAAGTAATATTAGTGGGAGATCAAATGCAATTACCTCCTTATTTTGATAGTTCTCATTTAGATGAAAGAGATAAGGAGAGTTTTGTTAGTGTCAAAAAGAAAGAAAATGTTTTTAGTGATATTACAGATGTAAAAGATGCATTGAAGTCTTCTTTTTTTGAGTTTTTAATTAATCGTATTGAAAGTGATAAATTTCCTGAGGATAATAAAGTAATGCTTAATTATCAATATAGGATGCATCCTACAATTGGAGAATTTGTATCTAGAACATTTTATAATGATAATGTAAAAATGGGTAGTAATACCCTTTCTAATCGTTTGAGTCTTCCTAGTCCGTTTGATAAAGAGTTGATATTTTTTGACTCATCATCTTCTAAGGATTCATTAGAAAAAAAAGATGATGATTCTGTATCTGTATCTAATCCGTTTGAAGCTAAATTTATAGTTGAAATTATCTTATCAGAATTGATTAAAAACGATGTTTCATTGGGTTCTATAGCTATAATAGCTCCTTATAAATCTCAGGTTAATTTGATCAAAAAGATCTTAAGTAATTCAACTACAAATCAATTTGATATTGATGAATTAGATATTGCTACACTAGATTCTTTTCAAGGAAAAGAGTATGATATTATCATTTTTAGTTTTACAAGAGCGATTAAACATTCTAATAATTCAATGGGTAAATATCAAAAAGTCGGATTCTTGGATGATGCACGTCGCTTAAATGTCGCTTTTAGTAGAGCTAAAAAGAAATTGATAATGATTGGTCATGCTAATACATTAAAAGATCAAAGATCCCATAATGATGATTTATTTAATTATACAAATCTTTTTAAAAATGTGATAAGCCTTTGTAAAGATGAAAGCATAGGTAAGTTTATTAGTACAGCTAATTATTATAAGGAAATAGCTAATCATTATAAGGAAATAGCTAAAAATGTTTTCAACGATATTGCCTCTAGTTATAAATTAAATGATAGAGTCAAAGCAACAGTTGATAATGTAGGAAGAACTAAGGATGGAGGTAAGCCCTATGGCTTGTTTTTACTTATAGATGATTTTATGGTATTGGCGCATGAGAGTCAGACTCCTAATTTTATGGATTATAAAGACAGAGAATATGTAGATGTAGTTATTACAGATATTAATGATAAGACACAAAAGATAGGAGTGGCTATTTGTGATGATAATGGACAAATATTTAAAAGGAGTATTGAAAATAGACGACTGAAATTCGAAGATATCGTATCTAAATATCAAAAAAATGATATTGTAAAGGCTAAGGTTGGTAATATTAAACCCTACGGCTTGTTTTTAACAATAGATGGTTTATCGGTATTAGCACATGAGAGCCAGACTTCTAACTTTATGGATTTTAAGGATAATGATTATGTAGATGTAGTTATTACAGATATAAACTTTGAGCAGAAAAAGATGGAAGTTGCTATTATTGATCAATATTGGAAGCAAATATTGGATAATATAGGAAAAAAAGTCAATGCAACGATTATTAGAAAGACAAACAATGCAATTATTGTGTCGCTTTTTGACAAGAGTATAACTAGTATTTTATATCTAAGTTCAGAAGTACTAGCTAAAGTAAATGTTAATGACTTTTGTAGTGTAACAATTAAATCAGTTGATTTGTCTAAAAGAAGAAAAGTAACAATTAAAAAGTAA
- a CDS encoding helix-turn-helix transcriptional regulator, whose translation MEKEYFSKTVFERYIILDQILKRGGTYEQILETLKQKHDIIISKRTLQSDFEYLKNCNLNIVEVSKKPKIFKYDTNEKGLFKNGYDEFIRKEYNMVLQLLGNFVNILEIDIVNAFMEFLKKEFQVDYKEKSIITMQDNFSSGQKYLLELFSAIYSKKVLKIIYKPFNKKEQTYFKDLHPYQLKLYNSRWYLICFDNDKSKFTMNLALDRIVSVECIEQTFKPKASTINQYKDVIGVTLIEGAQKTRVVLKFTESFYPYIKTKKIHSSQKEIAPQTISITVLPNNELYAKILSFGSHVELIEPPVLRKELKNRIELMSQLYK comes from the coding sequence ATGGAAAAAGAATATTTTAGTAAAACTGTTTTTGAAAGGTATATTATACTTGATCAAATATTAAAAAGGGGAGGGACTTATGAACAAATTCTTGAGACATTAAAGCAAAAACATGATATAATAATTAGTAAAAGAACTTTACAATCAGATTTTGAATATTTAAAGAACTGTAATTTAAATATTGTTGAAGTATCAAAGAAGCCTAAAATTTTTAAGTATGATACTAATGAAAAAGGACTTTTTAAAAATGGTTATGACGAGTTTATAAGAAAAGAATATAATATGGTTTTGCAATTATTAGGAAACTTTGTTAATATTCTTGAGATAGATATAGTTAATGCTTTTATGGAGTTTTTAAAAAAAGAATTCCAAGTAGATTATAAGGAAAAAAGTATTATCACCATGCAAGATAACTTTAGTAGTGGACAAAAGTATTTGCTTGAACTTTTTAGTGCTATTTATTCTAAAAAAGTTTTAAAGATAATATATAAACCATTTAATAAAAAAGAACAGACTTATTTTAAAGATTTACATCCTTATCAATTAAAGCTCTATAATAGTAGATGGTATTTAATTTGTTTTGATAACGATAAAAGCAAGTTTACTATGAATTTAGCATTAGATAGAATAGTAAGTGTAGAATGTATTGAACAAACTTTTAAACCTAAAGCTTCAACTATTAATCAGTATAAAGATGTCATAGGTGTAACTTTAATTGAAGGAGCTCAAAAAACAAGGGTTGTACTTAAGTTTACGGAGAGTTTTTACCCTTATATTAAAACAAAAAAAATACACTCATCACAAAAAGAAATTGCCCCGCAGACTATAAGTATTACTGTTTTACCTAATAATGAGTTATATGCGAAGATATTATCTTTTGGAAGTCATGTGGAATTAATAGAACCGCCAGTATTGCGTAAAGAGTTGAAAAATAGAATTGAGTTGATGAGCCAACTATATAAATAA